CTGCTAGTCTCGTTACCTGCGAGGAAATATACCTGATATTTCTTGCCTTCAGTAACACCATTTACTGAAACCTTGATAGCCTTTGTGATACCAGTGTTCTGCTTATCAGAAGTCTTCTGCTGCCAATCAGCGTCGGTAATCTGCTTCTTGAAAATACACTTGTCGCCATCATAAAGGTAGAATGTACCTGTTGTTACCTTTGCCTCATCGTCTGTTGCTTTCTCTGTTGTACGATCAGTCTGGCTAGTTCTTGTGCCATTAGCCTTTGGAGTCTGTACATTCAATGTGATGTAGAAACCATCTACATTCTCCTGACCTGCTTTGTCATTAGCCAAATCCTCACTGTCGCTGCAGCTAGTGAAAGACAAAGCTGCGGCTGAAACCAAGCTCATTACGAGCAAATTCATTTTTTTCATAATCTTTTTACTTAATACAAAAAAAGTTATACAATATATTTAATTAATTCTTGTTCTCAAAATTAAGTTTCGCACATATTGGCACAATCCGCTGAAAACAGATCGTATTTTACATCATCTTTTATCTTATACTTATATAAATAGAAAGTAAATAGTTACTTTAAAGTGCCTGGTTAACTTTATCCAGGTTTTCCTGCGCCTCCTTCAAACCACCGGCAATAGCTTTCTCAAAGTATTGCTTGGCTGTCTGATAATCTTCCTTCATGGAAGCCAGACAACCGCGGGCATTGTTTGCCTCGGCGCTGTCGCCAGCTTTCTGGAGATATTTCTCTGCACTCACCTTGTCGCCACGTTCGATGGCTGCTGAGGCTGCATTGAGATTGGCAAGCTTATCTTCAGGGAACATTCTTACAGCTATGTCGAAAACATTGTTGAATTCGGCGCTACCCTTAGGATAAGTCTGGGCTACCAGATACATCTCCTGGAGAGAGAGCTTCTGAGGACGGGTCTTGATAACCTCTCTAGCCTTTGCTACATTGAATGCCTGAACATCATATTCTATCGTATAGTCGGTACGGCGAAGTGATGGCCATACATTCTGCAGGAGATAGCGATAAGCCTGAGGAGCCTTCTTGAGCAATGCTTTCTCTTTGGCATCTGGCTGCATGTTGCTGTTGATAATCTCAAGTGCAGCTTCCTTCTGAGGAATCTCATTCTCATTTACATACTTGATGGTTCCTGCCCAGTCTTCTGCTGTAGCTGTGGCCGCAAACAGTTTTGAAGAAATTGGATAGGTCTTCAGAATATGCTTCAAAAGCGCCTGTGTACGGTTATTCGACAACTTGTTGTTGTTGGCATATCCGCCATCAGGTGATGCATAGCCGTGGAGGGTTATCTTGGTGATGGTAACATCCGAATCGTTCTTCACGAGATCGAGTGTC
This Segatella copri DSM 18205 DNA region includes the following protein-coding sequences:
- a CDS encoding DUF3868 domain-containing protein, which translates into the protein MNTYNIIGSMFGALLIALPISADNTQQAYKNLKIQNKAIRKVGNQVKVAMDLNLDQIQLASNKGLIYTPMILNEKDTLFMPSVEVMGKKRYIYYQRNQKTATANPLIVALRKNKTAQTLHYEYAAPFSDWMKNSNFAISNDACGCNQQLLDEGILNPEGRAFSTPKNLFNAYVQPKAEAVKARKENGSARLNFKVNKWDILYDMGNNANELDNIRKTLDLVKNDSDVTITKITLHGYASPDGGYANNNKLSNNRTQALLKHILKTYPISSKLFAATATAEDWAGTIKYVNENEIPQKEAALEIINSNMQPDAKEKALLKKAPQAYRYLLQNVWPSLRRTDYTIEYDVQAFNVAKAREVIKTRPQKLSLQEMYLVAQTYPKGSAEFNNVFDIAVRMFPEDKLANLNAASAAIERGDKVSAEKYLQKAGDSAEANNARGCLASMKEDYQTAKQYFEKAIAGGLKEAQENLDKVNQAL